GCTCCAGCCGATGTCTGCACGGCCTTCCTCTTCAATTTGCATGGCAACGCGCTCACTTTGTCCGTCCGTCTCTGGGAGGCCGGCGTGCGCGACGCGGCCACTCTCCGCGAGGACGCCCTCCGCCGCCGCGGCGAGAACAAGCTGATGTTCGGCATCGTGTTTCCGCATTCGATGCACCACGTGCTGCTGCGCCAGTGGCTGCGCGACGCCCGGCTCGATCCGGAGCGCGACGTGCGCATCGCGGTCGTGCCGCCGGCCCAGATGTTCCGCAACCTCGTCGCCGGCACCCTCGACGGCTACTGCGCGGGCGAGCCGTGGAACACCCTCGCCGTCCAGCAGAACCAGGGCTGGTGCCCCGCGTGGAGCGCGGCGCTGGCCCCCGGCCACGTCGAGAAGGTTCTCATGGTGCGCAGCGTCTTCGTCGAGCGCCGCGCCGCCGAACACGCCGCGCTCGTGGCCGCGCTCACCGAGGCCGCCGCTTGGTGCGATGAACCGGCCAACCGCCCGGCCCTCGCGCAGATGCTCTCGGCCCCCGCCTACCTGAACCTTTCCGCCACCGCCATCGAACCCGCCCTGCTCGGCCGCTTTGCCACCGGCACCGGCGTCACCGAATCCGTGCCGGACTTCCTGGTTTTTCACCGGGGCAAGGCCAACGCCCCGACCACCGATCGCGCCGCCACGCTCCAGAACGAGCTGGTCACCTCCGGCCTCATCCCGCGCTCGCTGCTCAACGCCAGCCTGCCCCACCGACTTTTTCGCGAAGACCTTTATCGCGAAGCCACCGCCAACCTCGACCCTCATGCACACCAGCAACTCAAGCTCCCCGGCGGAGCGTTCGTCTCCGCTTAACCGCCGTCAGTTCCTCGCCGGCAGCGCCAAGCTCACCGGCGCCGCCGCCCTCTTCGCCGCGCTCGGCTCCAAGAGCTGGGCGTCCACCGCCGGCTCCGCCTCCGACGCCCCGGAGACGCCCGACCTCAACTTCGGCATGATCGCGCTGACCGACTGCTCGCCCATCGTCATCGCACACGAGAAGGGCTTCTTCAAAAAATACGGCATCAACTCCAAGGTCACGAAGGGCGCCAACTGGGCCGCCATCCGCGACAACCTCTCCACCGGCTCCATCCAGGCCACGCACATGCTCATCGGCATGCCGCTCGCCTCGACCATGGGCCTCGCCGGCTCGCCCAAGAAGCCGATGGTCATCCCGTGGCTGCTCAACCGCAACGGCCAGGCCATCACCCTC
This DNA window, taken from Oleiharenicola lentus, encodes the following:
- a CDS encoding CmpA/NrtA family ABC transporter substrate-binding protein, with the translated sequence MQIANPPSFNPRPLRLGFLALTDAAPLIAAQELGCFSRRGLTVELCREVGWATIRDKIAYGELDAAHAPAPMLWSTKLGLGSAPADVCTAFLFNLHGNALTLSVRLWEAGVRDAATLREDALRRRGENKLMFGIVFPHSMHHVLLRQWLRDARLDPERDVRIAVVPPAQMFRNLVAGTLDGYCAGEPWNTLAVQQNQGWCPAWSAALAPGHVEKVLMVRSVFVERRAAEHAALVAALTEAAAWCDEPANRPALAQMLSAPAYLNLSATAIEPALLGRFATGTGVTESVPDFLVFHRGKANAPTTDRAATLQNELVTSGLIPRSLLNASLPHRLFREDLYREATANLDPHAHQQLKLPGGAFVSA